The genomic window TCCAATATGAAATATATCTAAATGGTGTTTTGATATAGTCAAACCCTAATTTATTCCAATCTAATGCCATACAACGCACTCCCCTTCTCATTTTTTTCTAATTTTACCACATCTTACTGACTATCACTATCCTTTTTAAATTTTTTTATATATAAACAATTTTGAAAACCGATTATCAAACATATCAATATAAAACGTATTATTTAATCACTCTATTTTTTGCTGAATTTAGCCCAACAAACAACAACACGACTGTCATGGCTAACAAAATAATGAGAGACGTTTTCCATGTGTTCGTAACATCATGTAAAAAACCAAATAAAAAGGGGCCAGTTGCAGCTAGTAAATAACCGACAGATTGAGCCATGCCTGATAATTCAGCAGCTTGTTTGGCACTCGTTGTTCGTAAATTAAAAAACATCATAGATAAACTAAATGCTATCCCTCCAGCTACACCGATTTCCATAATTGAAAACGTCGTAATTGTCATATTATTTCCCATAAGTCCTACAATACCTGAAGCAAATAATAAAAAGGCTACCCACACAAAACTTTTTTGATTCGGCCTTTTTTCGGCAATAATTGGCACAATAAAGGTGACTGGTAATAGTGTCATTTGTAATAATGACAACATTCCACCAGCTTGTGCAGTTGATAATCCTTTATCTACTAACATTTCTGGCATCCAAGCGACTAATACGTAAAAAATAAATGATTGAATTCCCATAAACAATGTTACTGACCAAGCTAATGATGATGCCCAGATAGATGAATTTTCTTCTAGTTTGATTTCTGTGACGCCTTTATCGTGACGCTTTAATTGGGGAAGCCAAAAAATAAATGCTATAAGTGCTAATACTGACCACAAACCTAAAGCAACGTTCCAATCAAACCCCACTTTTTTTACTAATGGAATACTAATACCAGATGCAATCGCGCCTGTTAAATTCATACTAA from Vagococcus martis includes these protein-coding regions:
- a CDS encoding CynX/NimT family MFS transporter — its product is MEKKINSVLLLGIIVVAMNLRSPITSVGPLVGIISENLSLSGGQAGLITTIPLMAFAIISPIAPKLANKWTIERTIFGALMVLIVGMFLRAIPQLFFLFLGTTLLGAAIAICNVLIPGLVKKEFPDKSGLVTGIYSVSMNLTGAIASGISIPLVKKVGFDWNVALGLWSVLALIAFIFWLPQLKRHDKGVTEIKLEENSSIWASSLAWSVTLFMGIQSFIFYVLVAWMPEMLVDKGLSTAQAGGMLSLLQMTLLPVTFIVPIIAEKRPNQKSFVWVAFLLFASGIVGLMGNNMTITTFSIMEIGVAGGIAFSLSMMFFNLRTTSAKQAAELSGMAQSVGYLLAATGPFLFGFLHDVTNTWKTSLIILLAMTVVLLFVGLNSAKNRVIK